In Kitasatospora gansuensis, a genomic segment contains:
- a CDS encoding ABC transporter substrate-binding protein translates to MKRRTVLIAAAALGVTGCATTAETPSADRATPKSGGRLRAIFAGGGTNETLDPHLSNLFVDAARAKALYDKLADSGSDLAAVPRLATGWEPNATLDVWTVRLRPASFHDGRPVTAEDVLYSYRRITDPKRAFRAKASLEPIDLAASRAVDPGTVEFKLKRPYAEFPNVLAAFGAYIVPKDTETFTAPVGSGPFRFVSFKPGSSLLVKRNPDYWEGAPHLDELEILIANEESARVSALLGGQADYAHELNPATARANEGRGKVEVIRLRNSAMQGFVMKTDKAPFDDKRVRQAFFLIADRKELIDGALSGAGEVGNDLFGKGAQYYPSELPQRAQDLAKARALLKEAGQEGLKVTLDTSPVAAGFVEAAGIFKEQAAKAGVTVEVRVGNKDTYWKDILDGGVFASYRSGALPIESHLSQRLLSNSTTNATHWKHPDFDELYLQAQSTRDPAARSALFQRMQRRLYDEGGFLIWGFADWIVATAPTVRGVAKDAPANTLDWARFDRTWLA, encoded by the coding sequence GTGAAGCGCCGTACCGTCCTGATAGCCGCAGCCGCCCTGGGAGTCACCGGCTGCGCCACCACCGCCGAGACCCCGTCCGCCGACCGCGCGACCCCGAAGAGCGGCGGCCGGCTGCGCGCGATCTTCGCCGGGGGCGGCACCAACGAGACCCTCGACCCGCACCTGAGCAACCTGTTCGTGGACGCGGCCCGGGCCAAGGCGCTCTACGACAAGCTGGCCGACTCCGGCTCCGACCTGGCGGCCGTGCCCCGGCTGGCCACCGGCTGGGAGCCGAACGCCACTCTGGACGTCTGGACCGTCAGGCTGCGGCCCGCCAGTTTCCACGACGGCCGCCCGGTCACCGCCGAGGACGTGCTGTACAGCTACCGCCGGATCACCGACCCCAAGCGGGCCTTCCGGGCGAAGGCCTCGCTGGAGCCGATCGACCTCGCCGCCAGCCGCGCGGTCGACCCGGGCACCGTGGAGTTCAAGCTCAAGCGCCCGTATGCCGAATTCCCCAACGTGCTGGCCGCGTTCGGCGCGTACATCGTGCCGAAGGACACCGAGACCTTCACTGCCCCGGTCGGCTCGGGCCCGTTCCGCTTCGTCTCGTTCAAGCCCGGCAGCTCGCTGCTGGTCAAGCGCAACCCCGACTACTGGGAGGGCGCCCCGCACCTGGACGAGCTGGAGATCCTGATCGCCAACGAGGAGTCGGCCCGGGTCAGCGCGCTGCTCGGCGGACAGGCCGACTACGCGCACGAGTTGAACCCCGCCACCGCCCGGGCCAACGAGGGCCGGGGCAAGGTGGAGGTGATCCGGCTGCGGAACAGCGCCATGCAGGGCTTCGTGATGAAGACCGACAAGGCGCCGTTCGACGACAAGCGGGTCCGGCAGGCGTTCTTCCTGATCGCCGACCGCAAGGAGCTGATCGACGGCGCGCTCTCCGGCGCGGGCGAGGTCGGCAACGACCTGTTCGGCAAGGGCGCCCAGTACTACCCGAGCGAACTCCCGCAGCGCGCCCAGGACTTGGCGAAGGCCCGAGCGCTGCTCAAGGAGGCCGGCCAGGAGGGCTTGAAGGTCACCCTGGACACCTCACCGGTGGCCGCCGGCTTCGTCGAGGCGGCGGGCATCTTCAAGGAGCAGGCGGCCAAGGCTGGCGTCACGGTCGAGGTCAGGGTCGGCAACAAGGACACCTACTGGAAGGACATCCTGGACGGCGGCGTGTTCGCCTCCTACCGCTCTGGCGCCCTGCCGATCGAGTCACACCTCTCGCAGCGGCTGCTCTCCAACTCCACCACCAACGCCACGCACTGGAAGCACCCCGACTTCGACGAGCTCTACCTGCAGGCGCAGTCCACCCGCGACCCGGCCGCCCGGTCGGCGCTCTTCCAGCGGATGCAGCGCCGGCTGTACGACGAGGGCGGCTTCCTGATCTGGGGCTTCGCGGACTGGATCGTGGCCACCGCGCCCACGGTGCGCGGGGTCGCCAAGGACGCCCCGGCCAACACGCTGGACTGGGCCCGCTTCGACCGGACCTGGCTGGCATGA